A single genomic interval of Megalobrama amblycephala isolate DHTTF-2021 linkage group LG15, ASM1881202v1, whole genome shotgun sequence harbors:
- the LOC125247064 gene encoding E3 SUMO-protein ligase ZBED1, whose protein sequence is MDPAMKPPVYCRSSSSLKYHLNAKHPLANAEDAGPNTDVVQKSRRQTTLFECNRGKPVSTALSDKLTNLLAQWIATSCRPISMIEDDGLELVLQAATGDPSYKLPARRTIMRKIHDQYAAEKAAKDEKMVEARCVALTGDHWTSVNNDNYLGVTVHLIDASWELHSFALGVMKTEERHFAEACARQFLDVANQWGIADKISTIGTDSAPNMVAAGRILTFEHLPCVAHVVQRAIVMSLREGGFDGALAKCHELNVQQASLGQVQEPLVQDVPTRWNSTLEMIKRVRRKRDALHTTLSQQKHNLALPTNAEYEKLAKLEKLLEPCRYITELLGGDKYVSCSVVLPALCHLQHAMKISDDDPAYIVRFKSAFTKDLNQRRENINLEWLKVATALDPRFKDLKCLPRAEREPVWAKLSELVKGEEPALQPLGEENPEPPKKKTALLLIGSDSESDDETPEDNTVERYKVEPSASLDQCPLKWWSEHTAVYGKMAHIARKYLGTPATTVPCERLFSLAGHIVQKRRSSLSPENVNKLVCLSDWWKKEK, encoded by the exons ATGGATCCAGCAATGAAGCCGCCTG TTTACTGTAGAAGTTCTTCCAGTCTCAAGTACCACCTAAACGCAAAGCATCCCTTAGCTAACGCGGAAGATGCCGGGCCAaacactgatgtagtgcagaagAGTCGTCGTCAAACTACTTTGTTTGAGTGCAACCGAGGCAAGCCCGTCAGCACAGCTCTATCAGACAAGCTAACTAATCTCCTCGCTCAGTGGATTGCCACCAGCTGCCGGCCAATCAGCATGATTGAAGATGATGGGCTCGAGCTTGTTCTCCAGGCGGCCACAGGTGACCCATCTTACAAACTACCTGCTAGGCGAACTATCATGAGGAAAATACATGACCAGTATGCCGCAGAGAAAGCCGCAAAAGATGAGAAGATGGTAGAGGCGAGGTGTGTAGCACTGACTGGGGACCATTGGACATCTGTCAACAACGATAACTACCTCGGCGTTACTGTACACCTCATCGATGCCAGCTGGGAACTTCACTCCTTCGCTTTAG GTGTGATGAAAACAGAAGAGCGTCACTTTGCAGAAGCGTGTGCCAGGCAGTTTCTCGACGTCGCTAATCAGTGGGGGATAGCTGATAAAATCAGCACTATTGGAACAGACAGCGCTCCTAATATGGTGGCAGCAGGGAGGATACTGACATTCGAGCATTTGCCCTGTGTTGCACATGTTGTACAGAGAGCTATTGTAATGTCACTTCGGGAAGGTGGTTTTGATGGTGCACTGGCCAAGTGCC ACGAGCTGAATGTCCAGCAAGCCTCCCTTGGACAAGTTCAGGAGCCACTCGTGCAAGATGTTCCAACACGGTGGAATTCCACCCTTGAGATGATCAAGCGCGTGAGGCGCAAAAGAGACGCACTTCACACAACGCTGTCTCAGCAGAAGCACAATCTGGCCCTCCCAACAAATGCTGAATATGAGAAGTTGGCAAAGCTAGAGAAACTGCTGGAGCCATGCAG gTACATCACTGAGCTCCTTGGTGGGGATAAGTATGTATCCTGCTCTGTGGTTCTACCTGCCCTGTGCCACCTCCAGCACGCGATGAAGATCTCAGATGATGATCCTGCCTATATTGTGCGATTCAAATCTGCCTTCACCAAGGACCTCAACCAGCGGAGGGAAAATATAAACCTGGAATGGCTTAAG gtGGCGACTGCTCTAGATCCACGATTTAAGGACCTCAAGTGCTTGCCCAGAGCAGAGAGGGAGCCAGTGTGGGCAAAGCTAAGTGAGTTGGTGAAGGGAGAAGAACCTGCTCTGCAGCCACTCGGGGAGGAGAACCCTGAGCCACCCAAGAAGAAAACAGCCCTGTTACTGATAGGATCAGACTCAGAATCAGATGATGAGACACCAGAAGACAATACTGTGGAGAGGTACAAGGTAGAGCCCAGTGCCAGTCTAGATCAGTGTCCACTGAAGTGGTGGTCGGAGCACACTGCTGTCTATGGTAAGATGGCCCACATTGCCCGTAAATACTTGGGGACTCCTGCCACAACTGTCCCATGCGAGAGACTTTTTTCTTTAGCAGGCCATATTGTGCAGAAGAGGAGATCTAGTTTGTCACCAGAAAATGTGAACAAGCTGGTTTGCCTGAGTGACTGGTGGAAGAAGGAGAAATAG